AACAttcaactcatagagtaagatattgatttcacACACaattagagtaagatattgatttcacacacaatttctataactatctaattctaatgcatccttaaaaataaaatgcatccttaaaaataaaatgcatCATTTTCATACAAGCCATACAGATCAGATCAAATCACATCATagataatctggagcactcacccaGCCATGTCAAATCCATATTAACACATACATATATGGAGAGTTGATCCCCCTACACAGCTCTCTTAGTttcaacctctgccagtgagatcaactcaaaaccaTACTTTCTCTTTTTATCCAAATGCAGGAGCCaacaagatcaactcaaagccgtccctaccccgacttatccataataaagattgagtcccagcgagtcaagctccagctgcGTCTACCCATCCTGCCCATATCCATAAGCACCACATACACACtaactcacacacacagctctaGATTATCATAACACAACAACCAaaataatatcatcaaatatAAATGCAAAATAGGCATGCCTAAAATTtagctatatacatatatgtataagtgatgATGAGCATGcctgaaatataataatattgaaattgtgaataaaatcaatatctactcacagtactCAAAAAATTACTgcagtggctgggcggaggaggaaggttgaCCCGGCTTATCTAAAATTAGGACATAACAACTCATCAGCATACAAATCTAAAACAAGACTTTTAAGAAGCAAAGACGCcctattttattttggaaatctgACAGAGTTTTCCCTGCACTTAGGACCGACCCAACCTACAAAAATACtcaaataacacttttaaatCTCAATTTCCAATAACCacaactcatcaataacatatggcccctcctgggccctccaaaacaGTCAATAttcacaattttaaaaaattacattttagttcCCAAAACTAACCTTTTTGTAAAAACCACCAAAACgagctttaaaaattttaaaattttgccctACGGTCCTTTGCAATATCACAAAGCTAatacaaaaagaattataattttatagcttaccacgaatattttatggatttttaatctaatttaggcactagataattaagaaaacttaggattcgggtttacctatgctaattGTGGCATTGGGAACGCATCCAAggtgtctgaaaatggtgggtagcctataaccttgacccGGTTCTAGAGTATTTCAGACAGCTTGCCTGTCCGGCCTGAAATTGACCTGAGCAACTGTCAAATTTCATCGAAACGAAAGTACCTACGCGAAACCCACAACACCAGGAGttagaaaaaattatttatgGAATTAATTAAGCTCAATTGAAgttcgaaaaaatactacgaagttcaaAGAACTCACCAAAATTTTGAtattggaaaattttgaaatttatatctccGCGAAGCTCTCGTCGCGTAAAGCACGCTGGTACTCTCGGAGTTCCCATGGGTTTTtggtttgggagaaatttagctTAAAAGTTAAAATGAGCTAAAACTTCtcaggcaaaaattggacaaattgCTCAATGAAAttgggtgttcttggtgtctatggaaagttctTGAGGAGTATAAGAGGTTTTGACAAGATCCAGTCCAATTGGTAGCCAGATCAATCGGATTTTGGTCGGAAAAGAGGCGATACTGCACACGCATGAAGGGAGGTTTGGGCGCGATTTTCGATAGTTTCAGGCGGCGGCCGGCAAGAGGGAGGGTGCCAGGGTGGTCACTAGCGTGTGGGGAGGGAGGGGAGGTTGGTCGgtcgtggggaggagggaggagagagaaaatgcaagggagagagagaaaaaacacgagagagagggagagtgtcATGCGTGACGCGGaaggaaagaggaagaaaaagagagccggtccgatccggtccagttTGATTCGGTCGGTTCAATTCAAAAAactcaaaattgaatttttactctatctGAGACAAAAAATAAggctcaaaaattttaaataaatttcagtAAACTTAAAAAAATTTGTGGAGTTTAGTTttacaattaatttttaaaaattatcaaaatttattatgttcaaaaaatcaaatccaatttttaaaatttagaaaattctaattaaattttcaaaattttaatataataaaatattaatatttacatataaataaatatttttaaattaagagtGTTACATAAAAATATTGTTTACTTCAAATAAGCCAGATCAAATTCTAAGACTACTCGTAAACTAGTGGTCTATTGCTTCATAGTTCATTCACTCTCaagtatattaattttttattttttaaataaataaataaatatataatgatattaaaaattaaaaaaaataaaaaataaaaaataaaaaattctcaCCTGGCCCTTTTTTCTTCTATTGTCCGTCTCTTCCTCGTTTCTCACATTACTTTTCCTCCCATCAAACACCATCGCATTTCTCcccctttcttctttttcttctcctcttttatttttttttctcgtaAAATATGTAAATTTTTAATCCCAAAGCTGGGTTTTCGATCTATCGgatattttcaattttgttttctgTTTTTGGTTTGCAGTTTCTATTTGCATTTGATTTTTCTGGTCAATGCAGCTTCATTTTTGTTCAAATTAGGGTTTTCTTTCCTAATttgtgattgaaaattttgggattcttttttatatcaattttaaaGCATGTGATTTGAAAGATctcttttttcctttcttaatCCTTTTAATTATAAAGGAGGAAGAATCCCATTTTTTTTGCCCTTTTGAAATTAAATTGgattttggattatttttattcttatgaTAAGTTTTGTCTCTTCGGTTTACACTTGGTTTTTTCCTAATTAAACGTTAATTAATGCGTATGTTGTAAAAAGTTGAGCTCTTTTTTGTCAAGGGAAGAGAATCTGTGAACCGGTCAATTTGGGAAATCTGTTGGTTTTTTGGGTGTTAATGTTTGTTGGGTAGGGGGGTTATTTATAAGGAAAAGCTAATTGCTCGCAAATCTAAGTAAACATAGCTATTTTATGCTTCTGGGTTGAGTTGTTTAGCAATGGAGAAATCGAAGATTGACCATATTGTTGGTGGCAAGTTTAAGCTGGGAAGGAAGATTGGTAGTGGATCTTTTGGGGAGCTCTATCTGGGTGAGTTTAACTTATCCATTCTTCTCCTTGTAGCATTTCAGCAACAGAATTGTAATCCTTTTGTTATTCTGTCTGTTCAACAGTTTCTTTGATGGTTATTTGACTTGGATTTTCAGGTGTAAATGTGCAAACTGGAGAAGAGGTCGCTGTTAAACTGGTAGGTGATATTTTTCTCAAAAAATGATTATGTTGATTGGGATTTACAGGAGTAATTATTTGTcatcaattttcttttttcctttttggtATGCCATGATAGGTAGTGTTGGAAGGTTCAATTTCATGTGTTTCTACTGTTTTAATCACATTTATCTATGGCAATAAATCTTGTTCATCTTTCTATCTGATTGGCTGGTGTTCATCTTTCTATCTGATTGGCTGGTGGCCCTTTGGACATGGAGTTGGGTTGTATTTGAgggttcttttatatatatatataaacattatTATATATTAGCTCTGGAAGGTTTGGAGACGCCTCTTTGAAAACCATTGTAGATACTGGATGCTGTCTGTCCTTTGTAAGAACCAAAGAAAAAATAAGCTTTTTTCATGCCAGAATTAGGAAGGTATGGATGCCATTAAGATCTTGGATGGGATCTATATTAGTAATTATCTAAGTCTTATGCTACGTTGTCCTATCTGAGTTACTTATTCTtaatgaggattgatgaataatgACTTTTTTTGCTTTTCCCCACGGAACATTTTTATGCTTAAGAATTGCATACAGTATATGCTGTACATCTgattttgtttcttcttttcattaaccatctttttctttctctataAAGGACTTGCATGTCATCTAATGATATTCTTGCCAATTATTGACCttccctttttttttaaaaaaaaaaaatttcaggaaTCTGTGAAGACCAAACATCCTCAGCTTCACTATGAGTCAAAGTTATATATGCTTCTTCAAGGAGGGAGTAAGCCCTACCTgtcttcctctctctttctcaCACTCACACACATCCAAAAACACTCATAAAATGTTCTGGAAGTGTAGGATGGAAATTTATGAGAGAACATTATATTTTTTGTTTAGATGCTGTTttctgattttaatttttaagacagTAACTCCATGTTGAGGTTAATGTGCCATGATATTCTTTAGAAGTTCCTTTAAAACACACAAGGGGGAACATGGTCTGTAAGCATAATTTTTTCTCATAAATAATTTCATCTTATTTTCCGTGATGAAGCTGGAATTCCACATCTAAAATGGTTTGGAGTTGAGGCTGACTACAATGTCATGATTATTGACCTTCTTGGACCTAGTTTGGAAGATTTATTCAACTATTGCAACAGGAAATTTACATTGAAAACGGTTTTGATGCTTGCAGATCAACTTGTAAGTGTGCATGATTTTTCTTTGTTAAAGAGTATTCTTAATTTTCAAACCGTGAAAGTAAATTTTTTTCCCCTTATTTTTGTCTCTTAAGATTAACAGGGTTGAATACATGCATTCTAGAGGTTTTCTTCACCGTGATATAAAGCCTGACAACTTTTTAATGGGCCTAGGTCGCAAAGCAAATCAGGTACTTGCTTCTGTTCAATTCATGGCCATTATCTCAGAAAATCAGAATATCTGTGCATGCTTTGGGTGATAGAGTTTTAGTAATTCCATGTACAGGTGAAATGTCTTTGGTTGATAAATTTTCTCTCTCGGGGCAGTTTAGGGACAGTTTTTTACACATTAAAatagaatatgtatatataattgtaATTATTTCCTATTGGAGCTGGTTAAAACAACTCACTATTGAAATGATAGCTGAATATTTTTTGTCTTTATAGTAAAATAAGCACATGAAAGTTCATACTGATTCAGTTTCGTTTGTAGTACGAGCTGCATTAAAGTCATTATCTAACTGCATAATAGTGATTATTTGGCACTGTGCCCTCGCTGGAAAACTGTTTGATTATTCTTTCTGTATGATACATTCAGAGAGTTTGATTGGTTATAAGATATTTATAATAAAGGAGAAAGTATTTTTATTATAGTTCCAACTTGTTTCtgcttttaaatttgtttgaatcgttCTGTCACAGGTGTATGTCATTGATTTTGGCCTTGCAAAGAAGTATAGGGATCTTCAGACTCACAAACACATCCCATACAGGTAAATCACCATGTTTACATGATGCAGTAAATCCACCATGGCATATATTTTATTATGCTCCTTATGGCCTAGGCCCTTCAGTAGGCAAGGTCAGAGGCTTGATTTACTCATGAGATTTGTCCATGTTAAGgaagaagtagaaaatttggtagGGCATGTTAAGCATTTCTCCTCCCTTTCTGATTAGGAAAAAAATTTATGAACTCAATAAGTGCTCTATAAAACAAATCTGGAATTTTCCTCTTTGTTTTATatgcattaaaatccaagtttgaTTTAAATTCGGATGAAGCTAATTTGGGAAAGGTTGTGACCCATATTTAGAGATTAGATATGAGGACTTGGAAGTCGAGTTGTGGTTTTATGACGTGTTACCAACTTACCATTGTGAAGCTTATTTTATTGGCCCTGAAATATGCTCAATTGTGCATAATGTTTGGATACAAGTTAAGGACCACTTGGCAGGATATGAGTTTGTGGTTATGCCAGTTCGTTTGTGTCTAATATTCACCTTTTAATTGGATAAAGGCAGTTATGGTCTTAGAAGCATACAATTATACTGAATAAATATCACGAAAGCAGCAGAGTTGCGAATCTTTGTTATTTTGAGTTGTTTTAGCTTTAGCTATCTAATTTGACTGAATGTGAATCTAATAAGGATCTTCTGTTCCCCACATCTGCCTTTTCTTTCagtttttaattttcctgcatcttTTTAAGAAATCTTTTTTCTATACCATAAATTAACATCCATGCTGTGTTTGTCCGCTGCTGCCACACTTTAAATGGTCATCCTACTTTATCACTCATTTGACCCTCTCTCCTCTTTCGCATGCACATGCAATCATGAATATAGATTTTTACTCTCCTCTAATTTCTTCTTCTTGTTGTTCTTCCCCCCTAAAGTTTACTACCagtttgaaaatttaatttattgttGTGGCAACTCATAAAGGTTTTTGGTTGCAGAGAAAACAAGAACCTCACAGGCACAGCTCGCTATGCAAGTGTCAACACTCATCTTGGAGTTGGTGAGTGATGGTACATGTGAAGATGACTCTCCAACTAATATTATCAATACCACTATCATATGTGTAGATTTATTATTTCCCTATTTTTCTGGCAGAACAAAGCAGACGGGATGATTTGGAGTCTCTTGGTTATGTGCTTATGTATTTCCTAAGAGGAAGGTAGCAGCTATGCATTTAATTCATTTCTCTCCTTGTCTTCTCCATTTCTGGTTGAGCTTTCTCTATGCAATGTCAAATAGTTCTTGCAACATTTTGCCTAATTCTTTTTGCATCAGTCTTCCCTGGCAGGGATTAAAGGCTGGCACAAAAAAGCAAAAATATGACAAGATCAGTGAAAAGAAAGTTTCAACTCCCATAGAGGTATGATAGTTTGCCATGATTAACACAATCTTATTAATAAGAAgccttataaaataaaaaatcgatTGACTGTTAGATCCAAAGTTTGAGGCCCTTGTATGCATGTATATTTTCTGGATTGACGGTACTAATGGCAGATAGTTTGGTGAAGACTGGCTTGAACTCCTGGGCTTGTCTTTGATCCAGACTGGCTAGATGTTCGTAATTCAATCATGGAATAGCAGAGActagattcttcattaaataatttagtattgaatatatgtataaaatgcgtgcaagttcattttaattatatgtatatatgtataaatgCGTGCAAGTTGATTATGTTAGCTTGCATGTGGCAAGTGCagacttgttttttttttttttttcttctcattCAATGTTCTGTATATTTTATTCCATAAATTAGTATGGGACAAATCCTTGCCCCAACATTGGGCGAGTTTGGTTCAATGTGGCTGTGGTCCCTTTTTTCTGGTCAGCCAATTTGTACGTAGTTGTGATGTTTTGGATTCAGTAATCTTAATGCACATGTATGATAGGTGCTTTGTAAATCGTACCCATCTGAGTTCGTATCATTTTTCCATTACTGCCGATCATTGCGGTTTGAAGACAAACCGGACTACTCATATTTGAAGAGGCTATTTCGAGATTTATTTATTCGAGAAGGTAAACCACCAGGACTATCATATTTCAGTTCTTAAAAATACATTCATATTTAACATTTCTGACATTCAGTCATGGATTTGTATTTCCCTTTCTCTAGGCCAATTAAATAGTTTATTATTTAGATGTTTTAGTACTCAAGGTTTTGGCTTGGATGCTGCGGCAGGTTATCAGTTTGACTACGTTTTTGACTGGACAGTTTTGAAATACCCTCAGATTAGTTCCAGCTCTAGAGGACGGGTAAGTGCTGGTGAAATGATAGGCCTAGGTTTCTACCCCTCCAGATTTGTTCCTCACTTTACTATTTGACTCTTTTCAGCATTCCAGTGGGAAACCAGGTCATGCAGGACCATCTGTAGAAAGACCTACAGAAAAGGTCTCAGGTATTTCTTAAAATCAAAACTGAATTTTAAATTTGGTGTTAAGTTTATGAACTCTGATAATAAGTTCAGTATATGTGAATCCTAGGTAGAGAGGGCCACAGGCCTGTTCCGAAAGTTCTGTTCCTTGGAGGGAGGGCCCTATACTGGACCACAGGGGGCCAGTTTGGTTTTGGTACCGGTTTGAGGACGGTTCCGGCTTGGTTATAGTTTGATCCGGAATGAGTTAATtcaatgattgaattttttttttctatttttttaaaggGCAGTATGAACTAGacttttgaatccatatcataaggtgtgacaaaatttttacgctggttgtcacctaccacaACCCtactcctttatccgggcttgggaccgactAAGCGCAAACTAATTAGGCGAAAAGCCGGATGGTCGAAGTGGAGACATGTCACGGGAGTTTTATATGatcataagattcccaataagttgaaaggaaaattttaccgtacagccatacgaccggctatgttatatggtagtaagtgttgggcactgaaagagtcgtatgcgtctaagataaaagttgcagagatgagaatattaaggtagatgagtggccaaactagactagataaagtccgtaatgagagtattagaaaaaaggtaggagtggtgccaattgaagataagttgagagaaggaagattgaggtggtttggtcatgtgaagcgtagatatacggaggctccagttagacaagtagagcacattaggttagaggatagaaagaaaaaaaggggtagacctaaattgacttggaggagagtagtacaacatgacctagaagcattatatatttctgaggatttaacccaaaatcgtttagagtgtagaaagcgaatccatctagccgaccccaaatttttgggataaaggcttagttgagttgagttgagttgagttgagtatgaacTAGACTGCCTGTTCAATTCAAGGGACTGAAGGTTCTGGTCCGGTTTGGCCTGTATACTGTTTACCTGTTCTGGTTCTTGGTAGACCAAGCAGGTTTTGAGCCCAACCCGGACTGTGGACATGTTTAATGCTAGGATTGGAAATTGGTGAGAAGATGGTCTTTTACTCTATTTGAACCCTGAGTTGCACATCACGCATATCGCTGGAACTTTTTGTAATATGAAACTTTATGCTTTTCTTATGCAGAATATGAATATATCATGCACaaatactcttttttttttttttttggcctaaCTTAGTTTTTCCCCCTCTTCAATGGTTAATATCTATCATATTTTCGTCCAGTTGGGAAAGAGATTCGGGATAGATTGTCAGGTGCTGTTGAAGCATTTTCCACAAGGAAGTTCTCAGGCTCTAGTCCACATGACAATTCCAGAAACAGATCTTCAGAGAATGTAAGCTCATCCTATTTGATTGATTGCAGAAGAAACTATAAAGATTTGTTGTCCAATCTTCAAAGTATTTGAAATTCTGATTACAAGTTGATATCTTTACTTATGTATTTTAGACAGCAAGGTTCTTTTGAAAATTAGTAGTACCAACGAGTTTTCTACCATTTGGAGTCTAAAATGGATCATATTATTTTCACTATGAAAGATTTGCCAATAAGTATAGGAGAACAGGGGGAGTAGGTATCCTATTTAGTCATCTTGTTTGCTTTAGTTCAGGCTTCAAGTCTAATCTTTCAGAATGTTTCATTGATTTTAAACTTGAGATCTTGATCATTAAGAGAACAGATTTTCTGCGTGTACGTTGTTTTATTTGTTAGTTATTAAGGCTTGGTTGAGTTGTACAGTGTTTCATTAGTTCACTTTATATTTTCAGTGACAGCCAAGGCTTTTATTCTGAAAGTTAGATTTGAATCCAAGCTATCAGAATCTCATTTATTTCTGCTTCTGAATAGAGCAATGTGGAAATCAGTAAAAGAGgggaaaaaggaaatataactaaagGGATTTTCCTGCCCAAGGACAACCTAGTTTAGTGGTTTGATGAAATTGAAACTAAACTTGAAACCTGTGATGTCTTGTGTCATTTACATTTGCTTATTTTATGGTAGCATGGTATGGTGGTTCCATTTTTGCTCCATTTGAAGTCATAGTGGCAATGGTACTGCATTTGAGATTCTTTTACACCAAATCCTTATTAAGGGCCTTTTTATTGCCTGATTTTGCAGCAACTGGAGCCAGAGAAAGGGCGTAGTTCTTCTCGTTATGGCAGCAACACAAGAAAAGCTGTCGTCTCAAATAGTCGGCCGAGTTCATCTGGCGAACCTAGTGAAGGTCGTTCTAGCAGGTTACTCTCAAGCAGTGGCCGTCTGACTTCTTCACAAAGAATCCAACCTGGGTATGacccaaaatcatctactcgtgccGTGGCTTCTTCTAAAGGCACTCGTGACGACGCATTTAGGAGCTTTGAGCTCCTCTCAATCAGGAAGTGATGAGAGAGAGTTTGAGATAGGAAGGTATTTGCTTAAGCCTCGTATAGATACATACTCTTCCATGTCAAGCAATCTTGGAATTTATAATCCTGCCATTGTATATGGAATATCACTTAATCGCTGCCATCACTGACTATTTCACATCTTTTAAGAACAACgttacttaatcttgttcctgCTTCCTTTATTTTTTGACTCTTGTAACGATTTTTAGAAATTTCCAAGGGAGTTGTGTACGGTACTCGATTTGTCATTAATTTGGTTACTTTCTCTATATTTGCTCCTTTGGGTTATGTCTATGAGTGGTTGTATCCTATTCCTACCATGTGTTGCCTTGTAAATTCAGGTTCAAACGATCgaggagaaaaataattagttgaTTAATTTAACGTTCCAAAATAGTATAATTAATGAGTATTGCATATAGGGGTGTGTGGTTTCGGTTTAGTGTTTCATGTGCATACATTTTGTCTATATAATATTAGTCAAAGtaaaaaatattgataaatttaataatt
This sequence is a window from Hevea brasiliensis isolate MT/VB/25A 57/8 chromosome 10, ASM3005281v1, whole genome shotgun sequence. Protein-coding genes within it:
- the LOC110663343 gene encoding casein kinase 1-like protein 7 isoform X2, whose translation is MEKSKIDHIVGGKFKLGRKIGSGSFGELYLGVNVQTGEEVAVKLESVKTKHPQLHYESKLYMLLQGGTGIPHLKWFGVEADYNVMIIDLLGPSLEDLFNYCNRKFTLKTVLMLADQLINRVEYMHSRGFLHRDIKPDNFLMGLGRKANQVYVIDFGLAKKYRDLQTHKHIPYRENKNLTGTARYASVNTHLGVEQSRRDDLESLGYVLMYFLRGSLPWQGLKAGTKKQKYDKISEKKVSTPIEVLCKSYPSEFVSFFHYCRSLRFEDKPDYSYLKRLFRDLFIREVGKEIRDRLSGAVEAFSTRKFSGSSPHDNSRNRSSENQLEPEKGRSSSRYGSNTRKAVVSNSRPSSSGEPSEGRSSRLLSSSGRLTSSQRIQPGYDPKSSTRAVASSKGTRDDAFRSFELLSIRK
- the LOC110663343 gene encoding casein kinase 1-like protein 6 isoform X1, producing the protein MEKSKIDHIVGGKFKLGRKIGSGSFGELYLGVNVQTGEEVAVKLESVKTKHPQLHYESKLYMLLQGGTGIPHLKWFGVEADYNVMIIDLLGPSLEDLFNYCNRKFTLKTVLMLADQLINRVEYMHSRGFLHRDIKPDNFLMGLGRKANQVYVIDFGLAKKYRDLQTHKHIPYRENKNLTGTARYASVNTHLGVEQSRRDDLESLGYVLMYFLRGSLPWQGLKAGTKKQKYDKISEKKVSTPIEVLCKSYPSEFVSFFHYCRSLRFEDKPDYSYLKRLFRDLFIREGYQFDYVFDWTVLKYPQISSSSRGRHSSGKPGHAGPSVERPTEKVSVGKEIRDRLSGAVEAFSTRKFSGSSPHDNSRNRSSENQLEPEKGRSSSRYGSNTRKAVVSNSRPSSSGEPSEGRSSRLLSSSGRLTSSQRIQPGYDPKSSTRAVASSKGTRDDAFRSFELLSIRK